The Panicum virgatum strain AP13 chromosome 6K, P.virgatum_v5, whole genome shotgun sequence nucleotide sequence ATGTCGCCGGAGCGTTGCAGAGCCCGAACGCCATCACCAGGAACTCGTAGAGGCCGTCGTGGGTGCGGAACGCGGTCTTGTGAACGTCCTCCGTCCGCATGCGCACCTGGTGGTATCCGGAACGTAGGTCCAGCTTGGTGAAGAACCGTGCCCCATGGAGCTCATCGAGAAGCTCGTCGACCACGGGGATGGGGAACGCGTCCTTGACGGTGAGCGCGTTGAGGGCGCGGTAGTCGATGCAGAATCGCCACGACCCGTCGGGCTTCTTGACGAGGATGACGGGCGAGGAGAACGGCGAGTTGCTGCGTCGGACGATGCCCTGAGCGATCATGGCAGCGCACTGCCGCTCTAGCTCATCCTTGTGGGCCGCAGGGTATCTGTATGGCCGGACGGCCACCGGCTGCGCGCCCGTCTTGAGGGTGATGCGATGGTCGTGTGCGCGCTTGGGGGGCAGCCCCGAGGGCTCAGCGAAGACGTCCCCAAAAGAGTCCAGGAGTTCCACCAGGAGGGAGTCACTGGCTGTCACCGTCCCGAGGCTCAGTTCTCCAGTGCTCGGCCCGCCCGCCCAGCACACTGTGCGCCCGTGTCGTTGGAAGGTCATGGTCTGGGCGCCAAAATCCCAGAGCACCGGCCCCAGCGCCGCCAGCCATTGGGTACCGAGCACCAGATCGTATCCGGCCAGCGGCATCACGAAGAGGTTGGCGCAGAACGTGTCGTCGCCGATGACGACGGGGCGTGCCGAAGAACGCCCGGGCACGTGACGCGCTCACCGTTCGCCACCGTCGTGGTGAGCCATGGACGCCGCTGCATGGGTAGGCCGGAACGAAGAGCCGCTTCCTCGGCGATGAAGTTATGTGTGGAGCCTGAGTCGAGGAGCACGGTGAAGACGGCGGCGCCCACGGACACCCTGATCTGCATGGTGTCGCGGACGGAGACGCCGGCGATCGTGTGGAGGGAGATGTGCGGGGACTCGTTGGTGGCGATCTCCTCATCAGCAACGTCGTCTTCCGGGTCGTCCTCGATGGCGCTATCGAGGAGAAATAGCCGCTTGCAGACCCTGTTGTGGCCGCGGCCGAATTTCTCATCATAGTTATAGCAGAGGCCCAGGCGGCGCCTCTCCTCCTGTTCCGCCTGAGTCAATCTGCGAACTGGCCGGCCCTCCACCGTGACCGTGGCAGGCGCATGCTTGGGCGCCGTATCCGTTGCGGGTGCCGGCAGGGCTAGACGCGGTGCCGGTGTTGGCAAGAGTGGCCGGTCGCGCTGGGGCGCGCGTGGGGCCGGCGCGGCGTAGCTGTTGCGTAGCTCAATCCGGCGAGCGAGGCTCATGGCCGTCGCCAATGACTGTGGGTTGTGTATCTCCACATCATGGCTGAGCGGCGGAAGTAGTCCGGCGGTGAACAGCTTGACGCGCTGTGCCTCGTCCAGACGGCCGGCACGGGGAAGAAGTGCTTGGAACCTTTCCTGGTACTCCGCCACAGACCCGGTGCGGTGGCATGCCGCCAACTCGCCGAGCGGATTGGATCTGAGCGGCGGCCCATAGCGCAGCTGGAGAAGGTCCTTGAAGCGGCGCCACGAGGGAGTGCCCTTGTCTTACTGAACTTGATAGTACCAGAGTTGGGCGCCCTCCTCGAGGTTGTACGACGCCATCCAGACCTTCTCTTCCTCCATGATCTGTTGCTGGTGAAAGTAGGATTCACAGCGGTTGATGAAGATCAGCGGATCGGACTTGCCGTCATAGCATGGGAAGTTGAGTTTTTGGAGACGCGGCGGTCGATCCTGATGATGTTCGCTTGTCCCGGAGGAGAACGACGAGCCGCCTGGCGGAGCACGTGCGGCTTCCAGGCGCTGGATGGCCAGGGCGTTGGCCTCCACGGTCGTCTGGAGGAGCTTGAGAGACTCGGCCAGGGAGTCCAGGGTGGCCTGCAAGGCATCGTTGGCGGCGGCGTCACCtatggcggcgcggcgaggtgggaGTGATGGGGCACGACAGGAACTAGATGAAGCGGCGgctggcggtggtggcgaggaGGCGCGGGAAGAGTTGGATCGCCTAGATCGTGATACCAGGTTGTCAAGGACGTGGAATCCTTGGGTAGCGGGACCCCGACTACGTAGTTCGTAGTCGCGATCCGTCTTCTCCGGCGAGGTTTTGCCCCTCAGCCGCAGGCTTTGGTTGGAGATGAGAAAGAGATTAGGGATAACAATCTTGCTTGCCTTTCGAGAGTCTGGTTACAGCATATATATGGCCGGCGGCCCACAAACCAACTGGAGGAAATCCCTCCGTAACCCTAGGAACCAAAACTGATAACAATCCTAGCTTTCCTAACTAGCCACTAGAAGATGGCTCGCCGCGCGCACGTTCCGCGCGTTCAGCCGTCCAGCGCACGTCGCGAGCGCGCCTCCGCCTTGTATATGTGCGACCGTACATGACACCAAATATTGacatctctccttttttttttgttcagcaTGCTTACTACTTAGACTACAAGGTATGCTCCACCTCTCTTTTTTTGTGTACTTAAAAGTTAgttctatttttatatttggCAAGTCAGTTCTAATTTAGCAGAAAACATCTGTGGTGCTTCCTTTTTCAACTTTGCAGGATGATAGACGAACATATATTACAAACTTTATGGACCATCTCATCTCTTGGGACACTGTCACTCTGCGCATGATGCGTGCTGAGTCTTTTGTGAACCTTGGTGAGCCAAATATCCCAGTGGCATGAGATACAGATACACCCTGGTTATTATCAGGTAAGGATTCAGGACTTTGAAGCAAACCTGGTAATATGTGCAGCTTAATCATGTAACTAGACTGAGGGTTGTCATTATTTTCTGCAGTAATGGAAACACTCAATCCAGAACATCCATGGATTATTTAATGCTCTTTCTCATGGAACAACAAGGCTTCATTCAAACatttgtctttctttttctatttttagttAATGTTTTGTGGTGAGTTGTTATGGGGCTTAACCTGCAACTGAACTGAGAACTTGGCAGTCTGAGGCTGTCTTTCTCACATGAGAAACACCAGATTGATGCAATATTCTTGCGTCCACTGTATGTCAGCATAAATTATTCAGGCTACAGCCTACTTGAGGATTGCAGAATGCAGATGGTCCAATTATTTTCCCTTTGGCATCTCATATAAAAGAAGCTACTGTATTTAATATCCCCTATCAAGTTGTTTGTTGTTCAGCCGTTTAAAAGTTTGATCCCTTGTTTTCATCCACTGAACAGGTATCCTGCGAAGATGTCAGGTCAAATCCTGCAGGAGCAAGCAGAAAGTTGGAAAAGCTGCATAAGAGTTGCTTATCTCCCTATTGCAGTATACACGATGAACTTAAAAGATAAGCTTCTGGGTTTTCACCATTGCCCTTGGGCCTTGGCTGTTGCTACAAGGAAGTCAGCATCCAATTTCAAGACACGCAACAAAGCAGCTTTAGACACTTGGGAGCATGTAGATTATGGTGTTGGGCAATGTCCAACTTGGGCTATGAAGCCATAGCACTTTCTCTAGGCGGCTATTCTTCAGAACAAGCGCCCAGACTGAAGTTTTAATAGATTCAGCTCTAAGTTTTCAGGACATAGTTGTGCCAGCGACCAGCGTTTTGTTGTAGCGGAATGGAaccatttttttgttttattggttGAGGAATCCTAATAATTTTGGATTGTAGGGAAATCTTTTGTGTTTGTTAGACACTGCAAGTGTGATTCTTAGTAGAAAGAAGTTGACTTTGTGGATTGGAATATTTCATTATCCTTGCTACTTCGCACGAGACTGTAAACATTGCAAAACTACATAATTTTTAACAGCACAGTAAGCCAATACAGTAAAAATTCAGTGGGAAATTCCTAACAAATGGGAGCCCAGTAAGAAATGTATCAAAACCATTTGATCTTGAGCAGACATTCTCAACGAATTCGGTACAAATAAACTGTAATTGAGAATTTCCAGCTGACAAAAGCATCGATACTCTTTCCCAGTTGCTCTGTTTCCCTGATGTTAACGTTCATATTGCTCGTCCGGTACCGAACCAATTGGTGGATGTTGTGCTCTCACATTGATCATAAAAAGGTGGGGTCCATTGTTCAAGCTCAGTAGCCTTTCACCAGATTCTCAAACGATGCCTTTGCTAAGTTGCGAAGCTAATTTTTACACTTTAAAGCAGATACGAGTGTGGGCTCGCAGACATGACAGACGGTTCTAATGATAAATTCAGGCTAACGAATGAGATGGGTTCagaatctgaatctgaatcgGATAATACGATGCGGCAGTTCAAACCATGGTTGGTTACAGTACTATAGTAGAATCTTGTTCAGGACACACGAATGCTCATACTGAGTTACTGACAGAACATGCTCTCTTCATCTACTACGACATGCTCTATCACGTTCTTTAAAACCAGACTAAAGGAAGCAGGCTGCCAAATCATCTGCGGCCTAGTTGCAGCAGCGGCAGAGGCAGTCGACAGCACTCGCAGATTAATCTTTATAACCAGGCAAATCACCGATTACTGTCGAGGCAGCACTCGCAGGTCTCGTAGCAGCAGAAGCAGCACAGCGCCGTGAAGATGCTGCGAGTGAAGGGCAGTTGAGCAGACACATGAGAGGGAGCAGAGTTAGTTCAGCACAAAGAAAACTTTCAGAGCAAGATGCTTAACGATTGATCAACGATTTCACGTCCAAATAAATAAAGTCAAATGATATCGTGAGTGAATAACGGTAGTGAATGTTAGATGGTGAAACAAGGTGAAAAGATAAAGAGTGAACGATCAGCCAGCTGAAGTTTCAGGCCATGTAACTGAAACTGGACTCTGAAACTGAATCGGATTCTACCAATGCGTAGATGCATCCCTTCTCTTCATGGCCCCTCTGCACATGGTCCGTGCatggtgcgccgccgcgcatcaCCACGGCGTGCTTCCTCGACGTCATTCGAGCGCCGTGTGGAGGCGCACGCGTTCAAGATGACAAGACGACGGGAGGAAGCTactgcccggcggcggcgctcgcgagGGGatggccgcgcccgccgcccggcgccacCGGCCTGCCCACGGCGTGGAAGCGAACagagtcgccggcgccgccgcgcaggtgccggtgccggcGTGAAGCTCGCGGATGCCGCTGGCCTGGCAGCGCTTCGTCGAAGGGTCGACGGCAGGCAGCACGTCGCGCGGACGGCGTGGGTGCGGGCCTCGCTCCCTATCTGCGGCGATCACAACCGCACGCTTCGGATCCAACGGTCGGGAGaggcccaggggtggacggtatttcatttaccgtccaccccggacgcTAGACGAAATACCGTCCACTCTGCGGTCCGACCCAGCCGGCGCCATTGGCGATACGGCCGCCCCGCCACGCCGTCCCGGGTCCAGAATTGTTCGCGACATGTTCCAGCTTGCCGCGGACATGGTGCAGTCGTCGTATcgacggcgtcgccgtcgcggcggtGCGCGCAGTTCGACGGACGGAAGCTCTGGGCGTGTACTACTGGTGGACGCCTTCGACCGCTGGGTGGGTGGCGGACTAGGTTCGCTGAGGGCGCGGCAGCTGGACGGCCGTGCCAAGTGcgtgcgcggcgtggcggcgtgcGGTGGATCTTGAGAgcgcggcggcacggcacggcggcaCCAGCAagcttgttgttgttggattCAGCAAGTCGTCCGCATCGCCGTTCTTTGTTCAGGCCGCGGACGCTTTGCTGGATTCAGAATTCTGATGAACATGTGCTGAACCACTGGCTCTCGATCAGAACCCCTGCAGCTCCCTAGCTCTGAAATCCGGTAGCCAAACTGACTGCACGGCTGAATAAAACGGCGAAAGGAGAAGGGTGTCCTCTAGCTCACGTACCAGGCGTAGAGGCAGCCCTTCTCGTGGTGCTTCTGGCAGTGGTCGTAGTAGGACATGTCCTGCTGCGGTGGCGCGTTGTACATTCTCGCTCGCTCGCttctcgtcgtcctcctcctcccctctgcGGCCGCAGGTGAACCTCTGCTGCAACTACTACTTCTACAGTTCTACTTGAGCTCTCTTCTACCTTGTGCAGAGCAATGGATGCAGATGGGCTCGTATTTATAGAACAACAAACGCAGGAGAGGACACAATTTGTCGATGCCAAGGGTGTCACCTAGGAAGCACCCTTGCATCGATCACATGTACTAGACCAGAAAAAATGGTGGAGTTGGTTTAATTTCTATATCTGCATCTGCATGCATCCATGACTTAGTTTCCTTCGCGTCCAAGGTTTGTACCCCACGGCCATTTATTCAACTAGTAGGGTGCGTGCGGCACATATTTAAAAAACAATGTTTCGTAAAAAATAATCACCTTAAAATTTTAGTTGCAACAAACacttttaaaaaattataaaagctatatatggtgaaaacaaaacaagatctcagttgtgataaaaatagaaaaatattcaatatatatatatatatgaaaaaatatataattaacAAGCTAATGCctcacctcgccgccgtccacgaGGAAAGCGCTTGACGGTAAAGTTCATGGGCGGCGGGGTAACTatcactctgttctgctggcaaTCATCggtagtgtttttctctcacaacaaaccaGCATCAGCCACAGAATAGAATGTATTTTTACggagtcaaaattttcttgtggTGTTTTACTGAAGTAGCAACCTTTCGATACTATGAAATCAATTTTCCCAAAAGAGCGCTGAAACACCGTGCTTATAAGCTGATAACGCGCATCCTGGGTCCGCAATGTGATACAAATCGCACACACGGGCAGCATACGTGTGCAGCTGCGCGCTACGTTTTCGGCCTAACTAATTCATGTCAGCACTTTCGGCCCAACTACTTCCGCGCACTCTTTTCTTATCATACACAAAGCCGGATCAGAAAGAGGTACCACAATTTTAAATTCTAACCACCATGTCCAAAAATAAATTGCACATGCCAATGATCCAAAGATTCTTTAACGTTTAACTCCAATAAGCTACCAAAACAAATTATGATAGCAACTCCTTGGTGAGCTGTCCACGACCTTTTCCTCCATGAACACCAGTTCCATCCTTTTCTGACGTTGTTGCCACTACCGGTCTAGCCCTAAGCCGAGCATCATAAGAAAAATGATCTAAACATCCCGAACCTATTTCAAATAGAGAAGAAAGGGATATCATCACCAGTATACCAAACTAAGATGAATTCAACAAACTTTTCTCGATACACCTTAATATTGAAATTCAACAAGCAAGTTAAACTCCACTATTTTTCCTTTTATCAAGGATCAATAAAAAACATTTAGTCTTTCCAAATGTACAGATTTAACATCTACAAAGTTAAAACATCCAAGCCAAGCAACTCACTCCATAGTTTTTATGTTCTTCCTCTCTCCAGCACATCTCTTCATCTGTCCCAATAAAACTTACCCTTCCATTTGAAAGCTGTCGATTTTCAGCACAACACACTAAAGCTTTAGGCACACTGGCACAGAACAATTAAAAGGATGCGATTAGAAGCTTTTCAGCTGCCTTGTAATCTTATAAACTCTAGGATCAAATAAACCTATGATTCCCGTAAGACTTTGAAGAAGACTCATAAAATAGAACATTAGCCACATGTACAGCGTATTGAACAAGCAAAAGCAAGCAGGTGCCAAAAACAAGGTAGCAATTTAAACACAAGGGCATCAGATTCTACTATATGTATCTAGACACAACATATATAACATAAAAATTTGTGACAGAGGGAGAACAATACCATCGGAATCCGCATCCATGAAAATTGATAACTCACTGGAAATTGCATGCCGCATGAATACCAGCTAAGCAAAAAGAACTGCTACTGGTATCAAACGATGTGCTGGATGCATTGGCATATGTGACCCCTTTTAATATGTACTTCCAATATAGAGAGACCCTAGGTGCACAAGAgagcgtacccagtgccgtaggcttcccgcacccaaaaagaaaaaaaaggcaaacaACAGTTTTTACCTTTGCAAAACCACTTTCAGACTCCTGGAGAATGCCGATGTCCTTCCACCAATCTTCAAAAGCCTTGATGAGTTCATCTGTTAGAAATGATCTTAGATGTTGCACATTCATCCATCTAGAAAAGTACAGAAGTtcagtatgaaaatatactgGTGAAGCACAAAGAGATTGCACCTTTTAAAGGCAAAATACTgaacaaaaagataaaaaaatgtAGCAATAAGTGAAGGCTATGGGTCGATAATAGTGTATAGATCGATGTGTTGTGCCTCAACAAACAACAAAATCTGGTTTGGGCATATCTTTGATCTCGTACTATTCAACGTGCTTATGAATTAACTGGTTCAATACCTTCAAAATGACTCTAAAATTTAGCTGCTCTCTAACTGACCAGTTAAACTCATTAGACATCCAAGTTTCTCGAGGTACTCTCACGCAGCTTATTTAAGAGTCCATGACCTCCAAGCAAGCTTGTCATAATTATAGTTCTCATATAATCGAAGCCtgagtactccctctgtcccaaaaaataagttattcttctaggattcaaaatttgtcccaaaaaacaagtcatcttaCCCTAATTGAAAGGTGCATATGCATGTAAATATCAATTACTGTCAAATATGGATAATAAATAGGGGCAAATGTGGTCATTTTAAATTCTTGTTAATCTTTTCTAAAATTCTTAGGATGACTTGTTTTCTGGGACGGAGGAAGTATATGACTTGAAGTTACCAAAGATTAAGTGCATCAAACCCCAAGTTAAATCAGTTCCGCTGAATATATCAAGTAAGCTTAGGATTCTGACAGCTCTGTCACAAAATCTTCAACAAATAGAAACTTGGCAAATAGTATCTTACTTTAATTTCGTTGCATCAAAGAGAGAAATAGCATTCCACATACCTGACATTTGAAATCTCGCTGGTCCTATGATGCTTACCTGCGTAAGCTGATATTTGAATATCCCTGCGGTGGTGGGCTTGCTCCTAAaaatcagagagagagagagagagagagagagagagccaagCTGCTGATGCAATTATAATGGTACATAACCTAAAAGCCAATAGGTCCCTGAGTGCTATCGTTGCCACTGCCGAGCAGTCAGCTAGAACAGAGCAGTTAATCAAGGGTGCCTAGATTGAAGATGGAACCAAATTCATGTCAGGACAATGAGTATTGGAAGCATAATTGCACGTCAAACAACATCATATTAGAGTACAATTTGCAGCTCCAAAGCAAGGTTTGGAGGTGaaataaacatttttttttctaattctaTGTACTTCATATTTAAGCTTATAAGTGCTAATGTATGCTTGAAATGAAAAGTTGAATGAGATGTGTCAGGCTAAGAAAATGTCAGTGATCACAATGAACATAGCATACCTCCTCCCATCTGGTTTAATTCTCCATCTGGTTCTTGCTACTTGCACAGTCGTACCCTCTTTTCTTCCAACGCAGCCAATTCGCTAAAAACAGCTAACTTTTAGTGACATAACACCATTCTTAAATAAGCCATGACTTGTGGGTACTTAATAGTTCTTAAGATTTCTATTCCAGTAAAAACCAGAGTCTTCTTTCTAAAATAAGTGAGCAAACAAATAAGTTCATCAGCAAATTCCCTCATGTTGTGATATTGCATAGAGCCTAATTTAGTCTAATTAAATGGAATAGAAGCCGGATATCATATTGTCAATTACTCAGAGGCCCACAATACAAATAGAAGGGAAAAAATATTAAACTCACTATTCCAGTAATATTAATTATGTATCTTGCCGTCCTTGTTTGGTACGCCAAAAAGTTCCTTCTTGATGTCCTCCACCACTGCCTCGATGGATGTCAACAGAACATAACTGCTAATTCAAGACAAAACAAACAGAAAAATTAAGTGTGGATGAGTACAGAGCACCTCACAATTAACAAGGATTCTGGGAACAGCTAGTTTTCCTAGTTTTGCACCTATTAGTTAGCAACGGCTAATTCAAGATTACTTTCATGTCACTTCAAATCATTGGGAAGGAAAAGCATTTCAACAAATATGTAGCTAGCATATGCTATCTCATCATGCCAGCAGGAACAAAAGATGCTTCCTCATTTCTCTTATTCTCTCCTTCCAAGATGTGCCGACAAAAAATGAATGAGCATAACAATTAAATAATCAATAATTGCAGACATGGATTGAGAAGGAGAAAAAATTGCAGACCTTAGTGTTCAGTGCAGATCGACCTTAGCAGTGCGGCCACGGCCTCCGGGTCCATCTGAAACTGGAACCAGCCGCGCTCGTGTACAACCAGGGGCAGCAGCCGCCCGCCTTGGCCACAAACGGCGAGCGCTGGAGTCCATGGCGAGCGTGGATCCCGTGCCCCAACCACTGCCGCCGTCGAGGACCGGAACGCGTCGCCCCTGCAATAAACGGTGAGCCCTGCAAGGATGCGGACGCCGAGGTCCCCGTGGCTGCAGCCGTGGCCACAGCCACGACTGCCGAGGATGGTGACGTGCCGCCTcggccaagaacaagaaggacgCTACCCCCAACCATGGTCGCCAACGAGGAAGGGGAGGCCCGGGACGGCAACGCCGTTGGCAAGAAGGCCGGTGATGTAGCGGGACGTGGATCGGAGCATGGCGACGCCGCCGGGGCGCAGCGCGCGCTCGATCTCGGTGGCGAAGCGGTCTGACCGTCATGGACGGGCCGATGCCGACGACGTCGGCGACCCTAACCTAGTGCAGCGAGGCCACCTCCTGGCCGAGGCTGCGCGCCGACGCAGAGCGTGCGTGAGGCCGAAGGAGTGTAGGAAGCGTTGGCAAGGAGGCCGGCGACGCAGCGCGACGTGGAGCACGGCGACGCTGCCGGAGCGCATCGTGTGCGCTCGATCTCGGCGGCGTTGGAGGATCGGGGCTGCGAGCCTGCGACGGTGACAGGAGTAAAATACGTGGATGATTGCGAATTTCTTAGTTGACGCTCGTTCGCCGGGACTTTAGCAGCGATGGCTCCTTATTAGTCCAGCTTCTGTACCCCCACCTTCCTTTTTTTCATACCCCGTGTCGTATTACTGTTTGTGCCTTTCTGAATTTCGAATTCCGTGGTGTTTCTCCACTCGAAATTGATTACTGAGATCACTTTCCCATTCCCCACCGCACCGCCCCCATCGCAGATTCATGCCAGATATTTTCTCGAGCCCCAAATTTCTCCGCTTCAATCTTGCTGCCGCACCATCACCCTCACCGGGACGGCGAGGGGGATGAACTCAGGGGCGTAGacaggggggcgggcaggggcctggccctcgctcccaaatttacattaaaaaatttaaattttgattaaatttttatataaattagtatGGTTGGTCTCCCCTagtaataaaaaaacaaattcctGGTTCCGCCTCTAGACAAACTCGTCCGCCGATCCCGCCGGCCAGCGATTCATCCTCGCCGAGTAGGAGGTGCGCCGGGAGCGAGGGGTGATCCACACTTGCATCGAGCCTGCCGGCCAGCGATTCATCCTCGCTGAGTGGGAAGCGCGTCGAGAGCGAAGGGGATCCACACGCGCATCGATTTTGTCGCCTGGCGATTCATCCTCGACGAGCGGAGGCACGTCGGGAGCGAAGTGGATCCACATGTGCGCCGATCTCGCCGCCCGGCGATTCGTCCTCTCCGAGGGGTGCGCCAACCCGAGGGCCTACCTGTGCGTCGTTCTCACCGCCCGGTGATTCGTCCTTGACGGCGCCGGAGTGGGGGCGACCCCTTCGTGTCAATCTCGTGATTCATCTTCGACGAGTGGAGGCACGAcgatgcaagggatgactctaTGAGGTGGGCTGCACTCCAGTGGCATGTCGAAAGTGCTGCATCATCGCCAAGGATGGAAGGGATTGGAGCTCGCCCCCCTCTCCCGCTCACGTCTTTGGTGAAGAGGTGGAAGCGACCTCCCCGCGTTCGTCTTCCTCTACGCTCACATCGGTGGGCAACTTCAACGACGAGGTGGAAGGTCCAGCACCTGCACCAGAGGTGGAAGGAGAGGGTCCAGAACTCCTCGCACTCATCATCCCATCGTTAGTTGATTGGGTTCGTGTGCCTCTCATAATTTTGTAGCCTGCTAGTAAGATATCCAGTGGCATTATTTTCCAGGTTCTAAGTTTTTGGGAGCTACGGTGATTCAGGAATCTAGGCGCAGGCTATGTGTGCTCA carries:
- the LOC120712868 gene encoding uncharacterized protein LOC120712868 — encoded protein: MELIEKLVDHRLRARLEGDAMVVCALGGQPRGLSEDVPKRVQEFHQEGVTGCHRPEAQFSSARPARPAHCAPVSLEGHGLGAKIPEHRPQRRQPLGTEHQIVSGQRHHEEVGAERVVADDDGACRRTPGHVTRSPFATVVVSHGRRCMGRPERRAASSAMKLCVEPESRSTVKTAAPTDTLICMVSRTETPAIVWREMCGDSLVAISSSATSSSGSSSMALSRRNSRLQTLLWPRPNFSS